From Denitrovibrio acetiphilus DSM 12809, the proteins below share one genomic window:
- the trmB gene encoding tRNA (guanosine(46)-N7)-methyltransferase TrmB: protein MTNNEKIKLNLRFEEDIYIFSEDIKAQTEKIQKYSHGGEYANYERLTGKDFFGNDKPFNIEIGIGNGEFLSEYAKKNQDQNYLGFEVMKKIFRRAITKAKHVESKNIRLLHFDATFFVSILEDNCVDNFYVNFPDPWPKKKHKKRRILKTEFIELLVRKLKQEGTLCMATDQIDYAEEIVENLKPVAALESVYDTIYIKELDDYIPTKYYRKFVPELGVHFFRLRKIAEQK from the coding sequence ATGACTAATAACGAAAAGATCAAACTGAACCTTCGCTTTGAAGAGGATATTTACATATTTTCAGAAGATATAAAAGCACAAACTGAGAAAATTCAAAAATACAGTCACGGAGGCGAGTACGCAAACTACGAAAGGCTTACAGGCAAAGACTTTTTCGGTAACGATAAACCGTTCAACATTGAGATAGGCATAGGCAATGGCGAGTTCCTTTCGGAATATGCAAAGAAAAATCAGGATCAGAACTACCTCGGCTTTGAAGTAATGAAAAAAATCTTCCGCAGAGCAATAACAAAAGCAAAACATGTTGAAAGTAAAAACATCCGTTTGCTGCATTTCGATGCGACATTTTTTGTCTCAATTCTGGAAGATAACTGCGTAGATAATTTTTATGTTAATTTCCCTGATCCGTGGCCGAAAAAAAAGCATAAGAAACGCAGGATTCTCAAAACAGAATTTATTGAGCTTCTGGTGCGCAAACTAAAACAGGAGGGTACACTATGTATGGCAACAGACCAGATAGACTATGCAGAAGAAATTGTTGAAAACCTAAAACCTGTTGCAGCACTTGAAAGTGTGTATGATACTATATATATCAAAGAACTGGACGACTACATACCGACAAAATATTACCGGAAATTTGTTCCGGAGCTTGGTGTCCACTTTTTCAGACTTAGAAAAATTGCGGAGCAGAAATGA